Proteins encoded by one window of Desulfovibrio ferrophilus:
- a CDS encoding M48 family metallopeptidase — MNIYLIIILGSMLAGFVLTTTVSQLNLHALDPALPEQFKDVFEADEYARSQAYTRAGARLDLVEEVLGIIIVPAFILLGGFNVVDMLARSFGLDSIGTGLIFFGLLFLINDLAALPLSLYRTFVLEERFGFNRTNARTFALDKLKAWVLTVAIGGPLAGMVLWFFEATGPLAWLWAWIGVTTIMIGLQYIAPVVILPLFNKFTPLPDGELRNAIEALATKTGFTLSGLFMMDGSKRSAKSNAFFTGFGKKKRIALFDTLIEQMSTEQIVGVVAHEVGHNKRGHILRMTAMGIAKTGLVLFLMSLFLDNGELFAAFGMEQVSIHAGLIFFMLLYTPVALVLGIAAQMLSRRHEFEADAFAAEATGDPEPLISALKTLSVANLSNLTPHPAYVFVHYSHPPVLARIKALHGLKGN; from the coding sequence ATGAATATCTACCTGATCATCATTCTGGGGTCCATGCTGGCCGGATTTGTGCTGACAACAACCGTGAGCCAGCTCAACCTGCACGCTCTGGACCCGGCGCTGCCCGAGCAATTCAAGGATGTCTTCGAGGCCGACGAATACGCCCGCTCCCAGGCCTACACCCGTGCCGGAGCGCGGCTGGACCTGGTGGAAGAGGTGCTGGGCATCATCATCGTACCGGCCTTCATTCTGCTGGGCGGCTTCAATGTCGTGGACATGCTGGCCCGCTCCTTCGGACTGGACAGCATCGGCACAGGGCTGATTTTCTTCGGGCTGCTGTTCCTGATCAATGATCTGGCGGCCCTGCCCCTGTCCCTGTATCGGACCTTCGTGCTGGAGGAACGCTTCGGCTTCAACCGCACAAACGCGCGGACCTTCGCCCTGGACAAGCTCAAGGCCTGGGTGCTGACCGTGGCCATCGGCGGGCCGCTGGCTGGCATGGTGCTGTGGTTCTTCGAGGCCACGGGGCCTCTGGCCTGGCTCTGGGCCTGGATAGGCGTGACGACCATCATGATCGGCCTGCAATACATCGCGCCCGTGGTGATCCTGCCGTTATTCAACAAGTTCACGCCCCTGCCCGATGGCGAACTCAGAAATGCCATCGAGGCCCTTGCCACCAAAACGGGCTTCACCCTGTCCGGGCTGTTCATGATGGACGGCTCCAAGCGCTCGGCCAAGTCCAATGCCTTTTTCACGGGCTTCGGCAAGAAGAAACGCATCGCCCTGTTCGACACCCTTATCGAACAGATGAGCACGGAGCAGATAGTGGGCGTGGTGGCACACGAGGTGGGGCATAACAAGCGTGGGCATATTCTGCGCATGACGGCCATGGGCATTGCCAAGACCGGGCTGGTGCTGTTTCTGATGTCACTGTTTCTGGACAACGGAGAGTTGTTCGCGGCCTTTGGTATGGAGCAGGTCTCCATCCATGCTGGGCTGATTTTCTTCATGCTGCTCTACACGCCCGTCGCGCTGGTGCTGGGCATTGCGGCCCAGATGCTGTCGCGCAGGCATGAGTTCGAGGCCGACGCCTTTGCCGCCGAGGCAACAGGCGATCCCGAACCGCTGATCAGTGCACTCAAAACCCTCTCCGTGGCCAACCTCTCCAACCTGACCCCACACCCGGCCTATGTGTTCGTGCATTATTCGCACCCGCCGGTGCTGGCACGGATCAAGGCCCTGCATGGGCTGAAAGGCAATTAG
- a CDS encoding Mut7-C RNAse domain-containing protein: MESDAPVIFRFHGELKPLINPGAYAPSPGRDGVREVRRSGFVIYPVTRSASLKDAIEALGIPHTEVGCITVDGLAMGFDEPLLPGLTVGVYPVNAPTDVTLAHPLRPKPLADVSFAVDACVGKLATLLRLLGLDTAYEQDWDDDELVELASEQGRIVLTRDKALLKRSAVSHGRLVRAQEPTEQLLEVLTHFGLKGPFTPFVRCLRCNDLLEPVSKAEILHLLEPLTRKHYHEFHRCRSCGRIYWPGSHHEAMREWLNSVGLD, from the coding sequence ATGGAAAGCGACGCACCGGTCATCTTTCGATTCCACGGCGAGTTGAAGCCACTCATCAACCCCGGAGCCTATGCACCGAGCCCCGGGCGTGATGGCGTGCGCGAGGTTCGGCGTAGCGGATTCGTGATCTACCCCGTGACGCGTAGCGCTTCACTCAAGGATGCCATCGAGGCACTGGGCATCCCGCACACCGAGGTGGGCTGCATCACTGTGGATGGCTTGGCGATGGGCTTTGACGAGCCTTTACTGCCGGGACTGACCGTGGGGGTGTACCCCGTGAATGCGCCCACGGATGTCACCCTTGCCCACCCACTGCGCCCTAAGCCTCTGGCGGATGTGAGCTTTGCGGTGGACGCCTGTGTGGGCAAGCTGGCTACCCTGCTTCGGCTGCTGGGGCTGGACACCGCGTATGAACAGGATTGGGACGACGACGAATTGGTCGAACTGGCCAGTGAGCAAGGACGCATCGTGCTCACGCGGGACAAGGCCCTGCTCAAGCGCTCCGCGGTCAGCCACGGGCGGCTGGTCCGTGCCCAGGAGCCCACGGAGCAATTGCTGGAAGTCCTGACCCACTTTGGCCTCAAGGGACCATTCACGCCCTTTGTGCGCTGCCTGCGTTGCAACGACCTGCTGGAGCCTGTGTCCAAGGCCGAAATTCTGCACCTGTTGGAACCCCTGACCAGGAAGCATTATCACGAGTTTCACCGTTGCCGGTCCTGCGGGCGCATCTATTGGCCCGGATCGCACCACGAGGCCATGCGTGAGTGGCTCAACAGCGTAGGGCTGGATTGA
- a CDS encoding aldehyde ferredoxin oxidoreductase family protein, producing MSKLLRINTRKRTFTFEEMGEYAGLGGRALTSRIVNKEVPADCHALSKYNKLIIAPGILTGTTAANSGRISVGAKSPLTGGIKESNSGGVVSQKLVKLGIGGIVLEGKPEADAPFMTIKIDKDGVTIEDAPGDVLTDNYAYAKILDEKFGGKACVALAGPAGCQGLKASTIQFTDPDGRPARSAGRGGLGAVMGSKKVKALIVDDKDAPRVEYADKDAFKEASKKWVNILKGHPVTGEGLPAYGTAILVNIINEAGALPTKNFREGRYEHANDVSGETMAANIEKRGGKTKEGCHPGCIIQCSQCYNNAKGEYVTSGFEYETLWAFGPNCLVNDLDLIAEMDRTCDEKGIDTIEMGNTIAMAMEGGLLEWGDAPGSLALLKKVGTNDPLGRMIGNGAVFTADAYGVDRVPVVKNQSMPAYDPRAVKGVGVTYATTTQGADHTAGYAVCQNVLKVGGDVDSHGKEGQIETSKALQIATAAVDSAGLCLFVAFAVLDSAEALDVVADMLSARFGQKFTVADILGLGESVLRDEQDFNERAGFTEKDDQLPRWFKEQLPPHNVSWDFTTEELQGAKV from the coding sequence ATGAGCAAACTACTTCGCATCAACACCCGCAAGCGGACCTTCACCTTTGAAGAGATGGGCGAATACGCCGGCCTTGGCGGCCGTGCTCTGACCTCGCGCATCGTCAACAAGGAAGTCCCCGCCGACTGTCATGCCCTGTCCAAGTACAACAAACTGATCATCGCCCCGGGCATCCTGACGGGCACCACGGCCGCCAACTCCGGCCGTATCTCCGTGGGCGCCAAAAGCCCGTTGACCGGCGGCATCAAGGAGTCCAACTCCGGTGGCGTTGTCTCCCAGAAGCTGGTCAAGCTCGGCATCGGCGGCATTGTCCTTGAAGGCAAGCCCGAGGCCGACGCCCCGTTCATGACCATCAAGATTGACAAGGACGGCGTCACCATCGAGGACGCTCCAGGCGATGTGCTCACCGACAACTACGCCTACGCCAAGATTCTGGACGAAAAATTCGGTGGCAAGGCCTGTGTTGCACTGGCCGGCCCTGCCGGTTGCCAAGGGCTGAAAGCCTCCACCATCCAGTTCACCGACCCCGATGGCCGTCCGGCCCGCTCCGCTGGTCGTGGTGGCTTGGGTGCCGTCATGGGCTCTAAGAAGGTCAAAGCCCTGATCGTGGACGACAAGGACGCCCCGCGCGTGGAATACGCCGACAAGGACGCCTTCAAGGAAGCCAGCAAGAAGTGGGTGAATATCCTGAAGGGCCACCCCGTCACCGGTGAGGGCCTGCCCGCTTACGGCACCGCCATTCTGGTGAACATCATCAACGAGGCTGGCGCTCTGCCCACCAAGAACTTCCGCGAAGGCCGCTACGAGCACGCCAACGACGTGTCCGGCGAGACCATGGCTGCCAACATCGAAAAGCGCGGCGGCAAGACCAAGGAAGGCTGCCACCCCGGTTGCATCATCCAGTGCTCCCAGTGCTACAACAACGCCAAGGGCGAGTACGTGACCTCCGGGTTCGAGTACGAGACCCTGTGGGCCTTCGGTCCCAACTGTCTGGTCAATGACCTGGACCTCATCGCCGAGATGGACCGCACCTGTGACGAGAAGGGCATCGACACCATCGAGATGGGCAACACCATCGCCATGGCCATGGAAGGTGGCCTGCTCGAATGGGGCGACGCTCCCGGTTCTCTGGCCCTGTTGAAGAAGGTCGGAACCAACGATCCGCTGGGCCGCATGATCGGCAACGGCGCAGTCTTCACTGCCGACGCTTACGGCGTGGACCGTGTGCCCGTGGTCAAGAATCAGTCCATGCCCGCCTATGACCCCCGTGCGGTCAAGGGTGTTGGCGTGACCTATGCCACCACCACTCAGGGTGCGGACCACACCGCCGGATACGCGGTCTGTCAGAACGTGCTCAAGGTCGGCGGCGACGTCGATTCCCACGGCAAGGAAGGCCAGATCGAGACCTCCAAGGCTCTGCAGATCGCCACCGCCGCCGTAGACTCCGCAGGCCTGTGTCTGTTCGTAGCCTTCGCGGTGCTGGACAGCGCCGAAGCCCTGGACGTTGTAGCCGACATGCTCTCCGCCCGCTTCGGACAGAAGTTCACCGTGGCCGACATCCTCGGCCTGGGCGAGTCCGTACTGCGCGACGAGCAGGACTTCAACGAGCGCGCCGGGTTCACCGAAAAGGACGACCAACTGCCGCGTTGGTTCAAGGAGCAACTGCCTCCCCATAACGTGTCCTGGGACTTCACCACCGAAGAGCTGCAGGGCGCCAAGGTCTAA
- a CDS encoding glycine betaine ABC transporter substrate-binding protein encodes MTLTAKVVQAILLGLFAITAIMTGSAQAGDKVELAYVEWAETVASTSVVQTVLQDLGYEVETIPVSAAVMWQGTAWGNVDAFTGAWLPVTHGDYRDRVGDKLDYLGKNLEGARIGLVVPAYVELNSIADLRGKEDMFKGLMIGIDPGAGIMSKAELAIKEYDLDIELMGGSGATMTAVLKESIEKGEPVVVTGWTPHWKFGRWDLKYLDDPKKVFGDAEFIGTYARKGLAEDMPEVYAVLDAFHWTLDDCQQVMLWARDMEPEEAARKWVDANPDKVAAWLPKK; translated from the coding sequence ATGACGCTTACCGCCAAGGTGGTCCAAGCAATACTTTTGGGGCTGTTCGCCATAACAGCCATCATGACCGGTTCCGCCCAGGCGGGCGACAAGGTCGAACTCGCCTATGTGGAATGGGCCGAGACCGTGGCCAGTACCTCTGTGGTACAGACAGTCTTGCAGGACCTCGGCTACGAGGTGGAAACCATCCCCGTAAGCGCCGCCGTCATGTGGCAGGGCACCGCATGGGGCAATGTCGACGCTTTCACGGGTGCGTGGCTACCCGTGACCCACGGCGACTATCGGGACCGAGTCGGCGACAAGCTCGACTATCTGGGCAAGAACCTTGAAGGTGCGCGTATCGGCCTTGTGGTTCCGGCCTATGTCGAACTGAACTCCATCGCAGATCTGCGCGGCAAGGAGGACATGTTCAAGGGGTTGATGATTGGCATTGATCCTGGAGCAGGCATTATGAGCAAGGCCGAACTCGCCATCAAGGAATACGATCTCGACATCGAGTTGATGGGAGGCAGCGGCGCAACCATGACCGCCGTCCTCAAGGAGAGCATAGAAAAGGGCGAACCCGTCGTGGTTACCGGCTGGACACCCCACTGGAAATTTGGCCGATGGGATCTGAAATACCTCGACGACCCCAAAAAAGTCTTCGGCGATGCCGAATTCATCGGCACATACGCCCGCAAGGGGCTGGCCGAAGACATGCCCGAAGTCTACGCCGTGCTGGATGCCTTCCACTGGACTCTCGACGATTGCCAGCAGGTCATGCTCTGGGCCCGCGACATGGAGCCGGAGGAAGCCGCCCGCAAATGGGTTGACGCCAACCCCGACAAGGTCGCCGCCTGGCTGCCCAAGAAATAG
- the glp gene encoding gephyrin-like molybdotransferase Glp, whose protein sequence is MKDGFFNVVSPVEFAALLANFPHLEAETVPLAEARGRVLVTSAVAPHDLPLVNRSCMDGFALSARDAFGASEANPAYLDKVGDLAIDEPVDVVLEPGQCVGIVTGGTLPESTDAVVMVEHTGDLGAGTIEIRKSSAPGDNVMRRGEDATSGETALGAGTVLRPQEIGLLAALGFAEVMVYRRPRCGIISTGDELVPVTETPRPGQVRDVNSHALAALIAVAGGTPTLYGLVPDQEQALVQAVARAVDENDMVFISGGSSMGVRDLTQAVIEVLPDSEILAHGVAVSPGKPTILARVGRKAVWGLPGQVTSAQVVMLVFGCPYLRHVQGEPEAFDVSRRRTFPARLARNIHSKPGREDYVRVRLEAGEAHPVLGKSGLLRTMILADGLVCIPADSEGLEAGTLVDVWLLS, encoded by the coding sequence GTGAAAGACGGATTCTTCAACGTAGTCAGCCCGGTCGAATTTGCCGCGCTGCTGGCTAATTTTCCGCACCTGGAGGCAGAGACGGTTCCTTTGGCCGAGGCCCGTGGGCGAGTGCTGGTCACGAGCGCTGTGGCGCCTCATGATCTGCCTCTGGTCAATCGCTCATGCATGGACGGTTTTGCCCTGAGCGCCCGCGACGCTTTTGGTGCCAGCGAAGCCAATCCTGCGTATCTGGACAAGGTTGGCGATCTGGCCATTGACGAGCCTGTGGATGTTGTTCTGGAACCGGGCCAGTGCGTGGGCATTGTTACGGGAGGAACCCTGCCCGAAAGCACGGACGCTGTGGTCATGGTCGAGCACACTGGCGATTTAGGTGCAGGCACCATTGAAATTCGTAAGTCATCGGCTCCGGGCGATAACGTGATGCGACGTGGTGAGGACGCCACGTCCGGCGAGACGGCGCTGGGTGCCGGGACCGTGCTGAGGCCCCAGGAAATCGGGCTGTTGGCCGCACTGGGTTTTGCCGAGGTCATGGTCTATCGCCGTCCGCGTTGCGGGATCATCTCCACGGGAGACGAGCTTGTGCCCGTGACCGAAACACCGCGTCCCGGACAGGTGCGCGACGTGAACTCCCACGCCCTGGCCGCGCTCATTGCTGTGGCAGGGGGAACGCCCACCCTGTATGGGCTGGTACCCGATCAGGAACAGGCGTTGGTCCAGGCGGTTGCCCGGGCCGTGGACGAGAACGACATGGTCTTTATTTCCGGTGGTTCCTCCATGGGGGTGCGCGATCTGACCCAAGCCGTCATCGAGGTTCTGCCTGATTCCGAAATTTTGGCCCACGGAGTGGCCGTGTCGCCTGGGAAACCCACCATTTTGGCTCGTGTGGGCCGCAAGGCAGTGTGGGGCCTGCCCGGTCAAGTGACCTCGGCTCAGGTGGTCATGCTGGTTTTTGGGTGCCCATATCTGCGTCATGTCCAGGGCGAGCCCGAGGCTTTTGATGTGTCGCGCAGGCGCACCTTCCCCGCCCGCCTGGCGCGCAATATCCACTCCAAGCCTGGTCGTGAAGACTATGTGCGAGTAAGGCTGGAAGCCGGTGAAGCGCATCCCGTTCTGGGCAAGTCCGGGCTGCTGCGGACCATGATCCTGGCCGATGGGTTGGTGTGCATTCCTGCGGATAGCGAGGGGTTGGAGGCTGGAACACTTGTTGACGTCTGGCTATTGAGTTGA
- a CDS encoding molybdopterin biosynthesis protein, with translation MKRNIYLDTIPIDEALDRVRSALDREALVGVESVPVHEAAGRVTSHAVYAELSSPTYHSAAMDGIAVKAEATFGARDDKPLELIQGEGYIPVNTGNPLPAGMDAVIMIENVVPREEGRVSIEAPAFPWQHVRRIGEDIVATELLIPQNHVMSAYDVGALLSAGIWDVDCYERLKLHIIPTGDEVLDFETRPKPEPGQVVESNSQIFMSLAKAWGIDAVRVPPVPDKPEALGAAVQQALESDAHVVVIGAGSSAGAKDYSRATMERFGQVLVHGIKAMPGKPSLLTVANAEYGGKLIVGAPGYPVSAVVCFEELLAPLAAWMTRKFAKRRPKVEAELTRRVPSKLGMEEFLRLSIGKVGGKYVATPLGRGAGMITTLTRAQGMARIPANSEGVEAGQTVEAELLVPGAALDRILVAVGSHDNTLDLLADALMGLDHPIRLASTHVGSMGGLMAVKNGSCHMAGTHLFEPDAEDYNFPFTDRYLPGLDVTLVNLAIRHQGLIVAPGNPKDINSVQALAREDVRFLNRQRGAGTRILLDHHLQQAGIHSADVTGYDKEEFTHMAVAVNVLTGAADCGLGIMAAARALKLDFAPLARERYDLLIPTAFLDDPKVQAVLELIRTAEFKAGIMELGGYETTLTGLVMEPGMGLGV, from the coding sequence ATGAAACGCAATATCTATCTGGACACAATCCCCATCGACGAAGCCCTGGACAGGGTGCGCTCGGCATTGGACCGCGAAGCCTTGGTGGGCGTGGAGTCCGTGCCTGTGCACGAGGCTGCGGGACGGGTTACGTCACACGCAGTGTATGCCGAATTGTCATCGCCCACGTATCACAGCGCCGCCATGGATGGCATTGCGGTCAAGGCCGAAGCCACCTTTGGGGCGCGTGACGACAAGCCTCTGGAGTTGATTCAGGGTGAGGGATACATCCCTGTGAACACGGGCAATCCTCTGCCTGCGGGGATGGATGCGGTGATCATGATCGAGAACGTGGTGCCTCGGGAAGAGGGTCGCGTGAGCATCGAGGCTCCGGCTTTCCCCTGGCAGCATGTGCGGCGTATCGGTGAGGATATTGTGGCCACGGAGTTGCTCATCCCGCAGAATCACGTGATGTCGGCCTATGACGTGGGTGCGCTTCTGTCCGCGGGCATCTGGGATGTGGACTGCTACGAGCGCTTGAAGCTGCATATCATCCCCACTGGTGACGAGGTGCTGGACTTCGAGACCCGCCCCAAACCCGAGCCCGGGCAGGTGGTGGAGAGCAATTCGCAGATATTCATGTCCCTGGCCAAGGCCTGGGGCATTGACGCCGTGCGCGTTCCGCCCGTGCCGGACAAGCCCGAGGCCCTTGGCGCCGCCGTGCAGCAGGCTCTTGAGTCCGACGCGCATGTGGTGGTCATCGGTGCGGGGTCCAGCGCCGGAGCCAAGGATTATTCGCGCGCCACGATGGAGCGCTTCGGGCAGGTGTTGGTGCACGGTATCAAGGCCATGCCCGGCAAGCCCTCGCTGCTTACCGTGGCCAATGCCGAGTACGGCGGGAAACTCATAGTGGGTGCGCCCGGATACCCTGTGAGTGCGGTGGTTTGCTTTGAGGAATTATTGGCCCCGCTGGCGGCCTGGATGACCCGGAAATTTGCCAAGCGCAGGCCCAAGGTCGAGGCCGAATTGACACGGCGGGTGCCCTCCAAGCTGGGCATGGAGGAATTTCTGCGCCTGTCCATCGGCAAGGTGGGGGGCAAGTACGTGGCCACGCCTCTGGGACGCGGTGCGGGCATGATCACCACTCTGACCCGTGCTCAGGGCATGGCCCGTATCCCGGCCAATTCCGAGGGCGTGGAGGCCGGTCAGACCGTGGAGGCCGAGTTGCTGGTGCCCGGTGCGGCTCTGGATCGTATCCTGGTGGCCGTGGGCAGCCACGATAACACCTTGGATTTGCTGGCGGATGCATTGATGGGGCTGGATCATCCCATTCGCCTGGCTTCGACCCATGTGGGCAGCATGGGCGGACTCATGGCCGTGAAGAACGGCTCCTGTCACATGGCCGGGACGCATTTGTTCGAGCCCGATGCCGAGGATTACAATTTTCCGTTCACAGACAGGTATCTGCCGGGCCTGGATGTAACTCTGGTCAACCTTGCCATCCGGCATCAGGGCCTGATCGTGGCTCCGGGTAATCCCAAGGATATCAACTCGGTGCAGGCTCTGGCCCGCGAAGACGTGCGTTTTCTGAACCGCCAGCGCGGCGCGGGGACACGCATCCTGCTGGATCACCATCTGCAGCAGGCGGGCATCCATTCCGCGGATGTCACGGGCTACGACAAGGAAGAGTTCACGCATATGGCCGTGGCCGTTAACGTGTTGACCGGTGCTGCGGATTGCGGGCTGGGCATCATGGCTGCTGCCAGGGCCCTGAAGCTGGATTTCGCACCTCTGGCTCGTGAACGCTATGACCTGCTCATTCCCACGGCGTTTCTGGACGACCCCAAGGTCCAGGCCGTGCTGGAACTGATCCGTACTGCGGAGTTCAAGGCAGGTATTATGGAACTGGGTGGGTACGAAACCACACTGACCGGGCTGGTCATGGAGCCGGGCATGGGGCTGGGCGTTTAG
- a CDS encoding FmdB family zinc ribbon protein encodes MPIYEYCCKDCEQIFEEWQRNHDEVEATCPVCGGEAQRIISNTSFVLKGTGWYVTDYANGRSTGSGSATSDAASGGNGDGDKSTAKADTSSAGSESKSESSTPPAASGGTASKADSSAAQS; translated from the coding sequence ATGCCGATTTACGAATATTGTTGTAAGGATTGCGAGCAGATTTTCGAAGAATGGCAGCGCAATCACGATGAAGTCGAGGCCACCTGCCCCGTTTGTGGCGGCGAGGCCCAGCGCATCATTTCCAATACATCTTTCGTGCTCAAGGGTACGGGCTGGTACGTGACCGACTACGCCAATGGGCGCAGCACCGGGAGCGGCAGCGCCACCTCCGATGCCGCTTCTGGCGGTAACGGTGATGGTGACAAGAGCACTGCCAAGGCAGACACTTCGTCCGCAGGCAGTGAGTCCAAATCCGAATCGAGCACCCCGCCCGCAGCCAGTGGAGGCACCGCCTCCAAGGCGGACAGTTCAGCGGCGCAGTCTTAG
- the purB gene encoding adenylosuccinate lyase has translation MIERYTRPEMSELWTLENKFRVWLEVEIAICEAWNRLGVIPDEDMKNIRDKADFDLGRILEIEEQTKHDVIAFLTAVEEKVGPSSRFIHLGCTSSDIGDTANGVLLSRASEILARDIETVLGTLKDMAYEHKGLLCMGRTHGIHAEPTSYGLKLAGYFAEFKRHQERFLRAADGVRVGKISGAVGTYAHLNPEVERISCEILGLEVDPISTQIIQRDRHAAFFTALAGLAGGVERLCVELRHLQRTEVREVEEGFSKGQKGSSAMPHKKNPISAENLTGLSRLVRTNSLAAMENQALWHERDISHSSVERVIMPDSTGLMNYILNRLSGLLRRMRIIPANVERNLKGSFGLFFSQRVLMEMLSQTDLERQKVYEMVQRVALRCWDEGLQFPDEARKDPEISAVLSPEQLDEIFDYGYYLGQEDMIFNRVFGD, from the coding sequence ATGATCGAACGCTACACCCGCCCCGAAATGAGCGAGCTGTGGACCCTGGAAAACAAGTTCCGGGTCTGGCTGGAAGTGGAAATAGCCATCTGTGAAGCCTGGAATCGCCTGGGCGTGATCCCGGACGAGGATATGAAGAATATCCGCGACAAGGCGGATTTCGACCTGGGTCGCATCCTCGAGATCGAGGAGCAGACCAAGCACGACGTCATTGCCTTTTTGACGGCCGTGGAAGAAAAGGTCGGCCCGTCCTCGCGTTTCATCCATCTGGGATGCACCTCTTCGGATATCGGTGACACCGCCAATGGTGTGCTCCTGTCCCGGGCCAGTGAGATTCTGGCGCGGGATATCGAGACCGTTCTGGGAACCTTGAAGGATATGGCCTACGAGCACAAAGGGCTGCTCTGCATGGGGCGCACCCACGGCATCCATGCCGAACCCACCAGCTATGGCCTGAAACTGGCCGGGTACTTCGCCGAATTCAAGCGTCATCAGGAGCGCTTCCTGCGTGCTGCCGATGGTGTGCGTGTGGGCAAGATTTCCGGGGCCGTGGGCACTTATGCCCACCTGAACCCCGAAGTGGAGCGCATCAGTTGCGAGATCCTGGGCCTGGAAGTGGACCCCATCTCCACCCAGATCATCCAGCGTGACCGCCACGCCGCATTCTTCACCGCCCTGGCCGGTCTGGCCGGTGGCGTGGAGCGCCTGTGCGTGGAGCTTCGCCACCTGCAACGCACCGAGGTGCGCGAGGTGGAAGAAGGCTTCTCCAAGGGCCAGAAGGGGTCCAGTGCCATGCCCCACAAGAAGAACCCCATCTCTGCCGAAAACCTGACGGGCCTGTCCCGGCTGGTGCGGACAAACTCCCTGGCCGCCATGGAGAACCAGGCCCTGTGGCACGAGCGCGACATCAGCCATTCCTCGGTAGAGCGCGTGATCATGCCCGATTCCACGGGTCTGATGAACTACATCCTGAACCGTCTTTCCGGGCTGCTCAGGCGGATGCGCATCATCCCCGCCAATGTCGAGCGCAATCTGAAGGGTTCCTTCGGGCTGTTCTTCTCGCAGCGGGTACTGATGGAGATGCTCTCCCAGACCGATCTTGAGCGCCAGAAGGTCTACGAGATGGTTCAGCGCGTGGCTTTGCGTTGCTGGGACGAAGGGTTGCAGTTCCCGGACGAGGCCCGCAAGGATCCCGAGATTTCCGCCGTGCTCAGCCCCGAGCAGCTGGATGAAATCTTCGACTACGGCTACTACCTCGGACAAGAGGACATGATTTTCAACAGGGTGTTCGGAGACTAG
- the pyrE gene encoding orotate phosphoribosyltransferase, with the protein MQELKKKLARILIEKSYKEGDFTLTSGKKSEYYFDCKQTALHPEGSYLLGRLFLEILKEYATVDGVGGMTLGADPLVSSVTVVSHLEGRPLPGFIVRKKSKGHGTDQYLEGLANFEAGDKVVMLEDVVTTGGTLIKACQRVKDAGLEIAGVISVLDREEGGREALAEAGYTLKSIFIRSELLNAAAL; encoded by the coding sequence ATGCAGGAACTGAAAAAGAAGCTGGCCAGGATTCTCATCGAGAAATCATACAAGGAAGGGGATTTCACCCTGACCTCCGGCAAGAAGAGCGAATATTACTTTGATTGCAAGCAGACCGCGTTGCATCCTGAAGGGTCCTATCTGCTGGGTCGCTTGTTTTTGGAAATCCTCAAGGAATATGCTACGGTCGACGGGGTTGGAGGCATGACCCTGGGTGCAGACCCACTGGTTTCTTCGGTGACCGTGGTCTCGCACCTGGAAGGACGCCCCCTGCCCGGGTTCATCGTTCGCAAGAAGTCCAAGGGCCATGGCACCGACCAGTATCTGGAAGGTCTGGCCAACTTCGAGGCTGGCGACAAGGTCGTGATGCTCGAGGACGTGGTCACCACCGGCGGCACCCTGATCAAGGCCTGCCAGCGGGTGAAGGACGCGGGGCTCGAGATTGCCGGTGTCATCAGTGTGCTCGATCGGGAAGAAGGCGGACGAGAGGCCCTGGCCGAGGCCGGATACACCTTGAAGTCCATTTTCATCAGGAGCGAATTGCTCAATGCGGCTGCTCTCTAG